A DNA window from Argiope bruennichi chromosome X2, qqArgBrue1.1, whole genome shotgun sequence contains the following coding sequences:
- the LOC129960364 gene encoding flavin-containing monooxygenase 5-like, with the protein MEKFKKRILVIGGGFSGLGSIKSLKEEGYDPICYEKTSHPGGTWYYREETPYGLPSIMPTTVINHSKEMGALTNFPPDKRYPNYMRHHELYQLFTDVGEHFDCFKHIIYNREVIKVKRSADYDETGRWDVAVKNTETGEMTEEVFDVVWLAVGHITYPYIAQYPGIENFKGSVMHTHSLKRADKFKDKKVLVIGIGCSGVDAAVEASNVASQVYLSSRNGGWILPRVGPYGLPFDYCMLRRYSNVMQSVMGYKFASWWLETFQINKKFNHSLYKLKPPHPALGKDPVTNDLLPAKVISGSIEIKRNVKIIKEKGVIFENEDHVTEVDVIIIATGYTWQFPFLEENVVRKEEGRINLYKCVFPSQLKHPTLAIIGFLLPLGPGFPLGEMQCRWAAQVLSGHCKLPSEEDMLKEIKTRHKQNAERFSPSEKMSVRVDYIPYMDDIANEIGCKPNLWKLFFTDFKLYKALAFGPSLPYQYRLEGPHKWDGAREAILTAYDRVRYPLSGEKDRKTKQALSFGHYLKYFIIFFVMAFWLTQSETCAKYYLLALTLPYFMTWKGFYKKYFFSLLMLPFFVSWEGFVSCYMITIFVPIFLAIITSI; encoded by the exons ATGGAAAAATTCAAGAAGAGAATACTTGTTATTGGTGGAGGATTCAGTGGTCTTGGATCTATAAAGAGCCTGAAAGAAGAAGGTTATGACCCAATCTGTTATGAAAAAACTTCCCACCCTGGAGGCACCTGGTATTATAGAGAAGAAACTCCCTATGGTTTGCCCTCTATTATGCCTACTACTGTCATCAACCACAGTAAAGAAATGGGTGCTCTTACCAATTTTCCACCTGACAAAAGATATCCCAATTACATGAGACATCATGAACTTTATCAGCTGTTTACTGATGTTGGAGAGCATTTTGACTGCTTTAAGCATATCATTTATAATAGGGAAGTAATCAAAGTAAAACGCTCGGCTGATTATGATGAAACTGGTAGATGGGACGTTGCTGTCAAAAATACTGAAACAGGGGAGATGACGGAGGAAGTTTTTGATGTGGTATGGCTAGCAGTTGGTCATATTACTTATCCTTATATTGCTCAGTATCctggaattgaaaatttcaagGGAAGTGTTATGCATACGCATAGTTTAAAAAGGGCAGATaagtttaaagataaaaaagtatTGGTCATTGGCATTGGATGCTCTGGAGTAGATGCTGCAGTAGAAGCCAGCAACGTCGCTTCTCAG gtttatctgagctctagaaacggaggATGGATACTTCCTAGAGTAGGACCTTACGGATTACCTTTTGATTATTGCATGCTTCGAAGATACAGTAATGTCATGCAGTCTGTGATGGGGTATAAATTTGCAAGTTGGTGGCTCGAGACCTTccaaatcaacaaaaaattcaacCACAGTTTATACAAGTTAAAACCCCCTCACCCAGCTCTAGGCAAAGATCCAGTAACGAATGACTTGCTACCAGCTAAGGTAATCAGTGgttcgattgaaataaaaagaaatgtcaaaatCATCAAAGAAAAAGGTGTTATCTTCGAAAATGAGGATCATGTCACGGAAGTTGATGTTATTATTATTGCTACAGGTTATACATGGCAATTTCCTTTCTTAGAGGAAAATGTTGTTAGAAAAGAAGAAGGGCGTATCAACTTGTACAAATGTGTGTTCCCCTCCCAACTGAAGCATCCTACTTTAGCAATTATTGGTTTCCTTCTACCACTGGGGCCAGGTTTTCCTCTAGGCGAAATGCAATGCAGATGGGCTGCTCAAGTTCTCAGCGGACACTGCAAACTTCCAAGCGAGGAAGACatgctaaaagaaattaaaacgcGTCATAAACAAAATGCTGAAAGATTTTCGCCATCTGAAAAAATGTCGGTTAGAGTTGATTATATCCCATACATGGATGATATAGCGAATGAAATTGGCTGTAAACCAAATCTGTGGAAGCTGTTCTTTactgattttaaactttataaagcTCTTGCTTTCGGTCCTTCTTTGCCATATCAATATAGACTCGAAGGACCTCACAAATGGGATGGAGCCAGAGAAGCGATTCTCACAGCTTATGATAGAGTACGTTATCCCTTATCTGGAGaaaaagacagaaaaacaaaGCAAGCCTTATCTTTTggtcattatttgaaatattttataatattttttgtcatgGCTTTTTGGCTAACGCAAAGTGAAACTTGTGCGAAATATTATCTGCTAGCACTTACGCTTCCCTATTTCATGACCTGGAAAGgattttacaaaaagtattttttcagtcTGCTCATGTTACCTTTTTTTGTATCTTGGGAAGGCTTTGTTTCTTGTTACATGATCACAATATTTGTCCCaatatttttggcaattataacatcaatataa